The stretch of DNA tttttgttttgtttttgtaatcCTGCAGGACAGACCATTTTTCTTCAGGTATAAGGTCAGGGTATGAGTTTGGTGATGGAGTCCTGTTTAGTGGAAATGGTTATggtgcattcagtttgtttacaCATTACCGTTTGTATGAAACAATTAGCACTTCCTCTAGAATAATCTCATTAATTCACAATTTCCTCTCTCGCTTAGGTTTATGAACAGCCTCGGAAACATATTTTCCTTTGTCTCCAAAGATGCTGTAAGCAAAATCCAGATAATGGAGAGCTACTTGGGTGGGACCAATGGCGAGCGATATCGGACTCTGCAGTCCATGGTTGAGTATGAGCTGAGTGCTGACTTGGTGGATCTGAACAAGCGTTCTAGTAACTCAGATTCTGGCTGCCGCACAATCTTGCGCTTACACCGTGCCCTGCGCTGGCTGCAGCTCTTCCTGGAGAAGCTAAGAACAAGTAGTGAGGATAGTAAGACATCCACATTATGTGCAGAGGCATACAATGACTCTCTGGCCAACTACCATCCCTGGATCATCCGCAAAACGGCAACTGTTGCCTTCCTTGCCCTCCCAGCGCGCAACACATTCTTTCAGGTGATGAACGTAGGAACAACAGAGGAAGTAGTGGCCATGCTTGGAGAATCCATGCCATATGTCACTCAGGTCTATGACTTCACTCAGGAACTATACACTCAGCATAATCTGTTGGATCTACCTTAAATGGGGGATGATGTTTAACCAATATGCTCCAGAATAATAGAGGCTTATGAAAGGAAGGTCTCCATTGGGAGACCAAAGACATGAGCGGGTGACTGAAATATGAACTctacacactcatatcacaagtTTCATGAATTATTTGTGGCGTTgcagaatttttttaaaaataaaaatatgacttCCTGCCATAATCTGCCCATATAGAATGTTACCGTAAACTATACCGATTTGTGTTTCAAAATAATTGTTGTCGCCACTGTAACTTGTCTGACCATGCTTACCGCCCATCTACCAAACTGTTGCATCTGGCTTCGAGACAATCCTTCCCACGGTAAGAAAAGTACCTGCTTACTGTACTTCTCTTACGGTGGGAAAGATTGGGACAAATGCAACAGGATAACGTTTTGAGAGATCAATAAAACAACAATGTTAATTAGCACGTCTACTGTAATAACATGATATAAACACTGATGTTCAGGAAGAGAAACGGCTGTGGGGAGCTCTTAGGTGTGTGGTTTGGTATGGGGGTTGGTTTATATAAACTTTTTGGTCGTCATAACCTTATACTGTCTCATTTGCTCACTTTTACATCAACTTTCCACATACAAATATGTATTACCTGGCCTACATACGATATTTCACCATTTTACATGATCACATGGTCTTCCTTGCTTGTTCTCGTGCAGAATAATTACATTTAATGCAACACTGAAGGAGGTTTTTCTCACCAAAAATATTTTCATGTAAATGAATATAAGTAGCttaacaaagtgtgtgtgtgtgtgtgtgtgtgtgtcctttttgAAGGAAGCCAGAAGGAAACAGATGTTGTAAGTCCCTATTGTTTATAGAAGTATTGCTGTTGTCCTAACTTAAGCAGATATTTTGTTCTCTAGCCTTTGTCAGTTTACATGACATCTTGTGGTGTATAAATAGTTTCTTGATTATAAAGATATGTGATTGAAATATTCTGCATATTTTTGGGAAATATTAATTCTTTGTTTAGGGATCTGTAAGCTGTTGAGGAAAAGTCTTTTCCCTCAATATACTTTACAGCAGTACAAAAAAACTATATGGACGAAATTACAATGCTTGGCTTACATTTACCCATTATGTTTGAGATAAATACTCTTTCATATCAACTTTGTATTGgaaaaactttatttatttatttttttttagtgaaCTATAATCTATATCATATACACTTATTGCTTTAATTTTATATGTTCACCTCCAACACAACCCCTAATTTACATATACCAAAATGGGATTTAGGCCCATATTCACCAAGCGGTGCTATTTCATAAACAAACCCCAAGGAATTGCTttactgaaaaaataaataacgtGCTGTTCCATGTTTTACTTTATTTCAGCATACATGGAGAACTGGGAATAATTAGCTGTTCAGAGGGAATGCTGAGAGCTTGAGTGTGTGACAGGAAATCTTCTCTTTACAATTTTGTGTTTATGAAAtgtttaacccttcattgccacaGGTGCGTTCAACGGTCTAGTATGACTTGCTGCAGCCAACTCGCCGCCTAAAAACCCATAATCGGAGCCCTTATGCTAAAATCCCTAACccaactccttaccctaaaatgtATGcgtcttcctttccatcttctcccccCCGATCAGATTATTTAgctacattggtttagacttgtttcttttaaatgtattaccCAAGGTAATATTTATTACACTGACAAGTGTGCCTTAACTCTTAATCAATGTTTTAAAGCCCATTTGtctgccacttttttttttttttttttcctgtaattatgtcatcccaatttattccttagtttgttttttacatttaaaaaaaaaaaaatagaagagcaCAACAGCAAAACCGTCATAGTGCAGTATCTTGAATACATCAAttgaaaaagtgacaaaacacACTTACAATTTATCAAAAAAATCAAGGCACACCTGAGATTAGAAATGTATAAGAAATATGGGACACAATTTATAGTTCTTAATATAGgttactgtattttttttctctgaTTTTGTTGTACTAGAATATCTCCCTTCCCTCTTGTCCCTc from Ascaphus truei isolate aAscTru1 chromosome 6, aAscTru1.hap1, whole genome shotgun sequence encodes:
- the CPTP gene encoding ceramide-1-phosphate transfer protein, which encodes MSSTEDKFSLKEVLDSFKCCLVDDDQDVLVEHYLNGWKGLVRFMNSLGNIFSFVSKDAVSKIQIMESYLGGTNGERYRTLQSMVEYELSADLVDLNKRSSNSDSGCRTILRLHRALRWLQLFLEKLRTSSEDSKTSTLCAEAYNDSLANYHPWIIRKTATVAFLALPARNTFFQVMNVGTTEEVVAMLGESMPYVTQVYDFTQELYTQHNLLDLP